One region of Serinus canaria isolate serCan28SL12 chromosome 25, serCan2020, whole genome shotgun sequence genomic DNA includes:
- the LOC127060607 gene encoding maestro heat-like repeat-containing protein family member 1, giving the protein MVNGMDDKDDPNNLLALEAMSSLSKILDHLEERDVQSMLLHVAIRIRPFFDSEHAELRHSSILLFGNLSRFGRSDSEGLSEQILNGLVTLLLHLQDPQPRVVKACKFALRMCGPSLGCEGLREMFGNHLREERGLHYGEFINDASKFLMRSHPSLLGRLISTNLFYFKSPWRELRAAAAMFIGFLVLHMDEEQSQQVDLDQLISALQPLLKDPVPAVRSKVAETLGRLVRLL; this is encoded by the exons ATGGTCAACGGCATGGACGACAAGGACGATCCCAACAATCTGCTGGCGCTGGAGGCCATGTCCAGCCTCTCCAAAATCCTGGATCACCTGGAGGAGCGGGACGTGCAATCCATGCTGCTCCACGTCGCCATCCGCATCCGGCCCTTCTTCGACAGC GAGCACGCGGAGCTCCGTCactcctccatcctcctcttCGGGAACCTGTCGCGCTTCGGCCGCTCCGACTCCGAGGGGCTCTCGGAGCAGATCCTCAACGGGCTGGTGACgctgctgctgcacctgcaggaCCCGCAGCCCCGCGTGGTCAAG GCCTGCAAGTTCGCCCTGAGGATGTGCgggcccagcctgggctgcgAGGGGCTGCGGGAAATGTTCGGGAATCACCTGCGGGAAGAGAGGGGGCTGCACTACGGGGAGTTCATCAACGACGCCTCCAAGTTCCTG aTGCGCAGccacccctccctgctgggccgCCTCATCTCCACCAACCTCTTCTACTTCAAGAGCCCCTGGCGGGAgctgcgggcggcggcggccatGTTCATCG GGTTCCTGGTGCTGCACATGGAcgaggagcagagccagcaggtgGACCTGGACCAGCTCATCTCCG CGCTGCAGCCGCTGCTGAAGGATCCGGTTCCCGCCGTGCGCAGCAAAGTGGCCGAGACCCTGGGACGCCTCGTCCGCCTCCTCTGA